One window of Alteromonas sp. LMIT006 genomic DNA carries:
- a CDS encoding L-cystine transporter — protein sequence MAFVILNLILFAVVCMVLRHLAKCEASLSKRVFTALIVGALGGALMQAIFGNDSTIVVHTLEWSNAVGSGYVALLKMIIMPLVLISMLAAVVEMDRISSLGKYGGVILFVLIGTTAIAALVGIGVANMFGLSADGLTQGARELARVDVLIERQDAVSELSLPAILVSFIPQNIFADLAGMRKTSIIAVVIFGVLLGIAGLKLVAEDPEQGLRFRSFVKSAQTLIMRLVKMVIEFTPYGVLALMFKVGASSSLADIVDLLMFIIASYVAILIMFLIHGGLLLLNGMNPKLFFQKVLPVLTFAFSSRSSAATIPLNVETQVNQLKVKPVIANLSASLGATIGQNGCAGIYPAMLAVMIAPSVGIDPSQPMFILSLVGIIIVSSFGVAGVGGGATFAALIVLPAMGLPVALAALLISIEPLIDMARTALNVNGAMTAGVITHKRTSDSDALNLQDTTKQPNRYDV from the coding sequence ATGGCATTTGTGATCCTCAATCTTATTTTATTTGCTGTCGTATGTATGGTGTTACGTCATTTAGCAAAGTGCGAAGCAAGCTTATCCAAACGCGTATTCACTGCATTAATCGTGGGAGCCTTGGGAGGAGCTTTGATGCAAGCTATCTTTGGCAACGACAGTACAATAGTAGTCCACACGCTGGAATGGTCAAATGCGGTTGGCAGTGGTTATGTCGCACTCCTCAAAATGATCATCATGCCATTGGTTTTGATTTCAATGCTTGCTGCCGTCGTAGAGATGGACCGAATCAGCTCCTTAGGCAAATATGGTGGCGTGATTTTATTTGTCCTGATTGGTACCACAGCCATCGCTGCATTGGTGGGAATCGGTGTGGCAAATATGTTTGGTTTGTCTGCCGATGGGTTAACACAAGGTGCGCGTGAATTAGCTCGTGTAGATGTGCTGATTGAACGGCAAGACGCGGTTTCAGAGCTGTCATTGCCTGCCATTTTGGTCAGTTTTATTCCACAAAATATCTTTGCAGATTTGGCGGGGATGAGAAAAACATCGATCATTGCCGTGGTTATTTTTGGGGTATTATTGGGGATAGCGGGCTTAAAGTTAGTTGCAGAAGATCCAGAGCAAGGCCTTCGTTTTCGCAGTTTTGTCAAATCCGCTCAGACTTTGATTATGCGTTTAGTCAAAATGGTGATTGAGTTTACGCCTTATGGTGTATTGGCATTGATGTTCAAAGTCGGCGCAAGCTCCAGTCTGGCAGATATTGTGGACCTGCTCATGTTTATTATCGCCTCCTATGTGGCAATCTTGATCATGTTCTTGATTCACGGTGGTTTGCTATTGCTTAACGGCATGAACCCCAAGCTGTTTTTTCAAAAAGTATTGCCGGTATTAACTTTTGCGTTTAGCTCCAGAAGTTCTGCGGCGACTATTCCACTTAATGTTGAGACGCAAGTAAACCAACTCAAAGTGAAGCCCGTCATCGCAAATCTGTCTGCGTCACTGGGCGCAACCATCGGTCAAAATGGCTGTGCAGGCATTTATCCAGCAATGCTTGCGGTGATGATTGCACCAAGTGTCGGCATTGATCCAAGTCAGCCCATGTTTATTTTGAGCCTGGTTGGGATCATCATTGTGAGTTCATTTGGCGTGGCCGGAGTGGGCGGTGGTGCGACTTTTGCTGCATTAATAGTATTACCAGCGATGGGCTTACCGGTGGCGCTGGCGGCGCTTCTGATATCCATTGAGCCGTTAATTGATATGGCGCGAACGGCGCTTAATGTGAATGGCGCAATGACTGCAGGAGTGATAACGCACAAACGTACCTCTGATTCAGATGCCCTCAACTTGCAAGATACAACCAAGCAACCCAATAGATATGACGTCTGA
- the pdeM gene encoding ligase-associated DNA damage response endonuclease PdeM, with protein sequence MTSEKIERLLNDNTASLFRFANKIWLADGLGALYLPEIHLLVVSDLHFGKGSFLKQHGHPLPTYDTIATIELIEKLLERYQPITVLCLGDSFHDVRVGERLSNAEAMAIRAMIEQVQQWIWVLGNHDPDIPAGFAGEQVSIWEYEDIVFTHEPLTDTGLANYQIMGHFHPKLTHSIKRQQMTGKCFIASMHELIMPSLGVYTGGLSVDDPVYEEVFTTSANQTVLCYQEKAFLLLLNK encoded by the coding sequence ATGACGTCTGAGAAGATTGAAAGATTACTCAACGATAATACCGCCTCCCTTTTTCGTTTTGCGAATAAGATTTGGCTCGCGGATGGTCTTGGCGCTCTGTACTTACCGGAGATCCATTTGTTGGTGGTATCGGATCTGCATTTTGGCAAAGGCAGTTTTCTCAAACAGCATGGTCACCCCTTACCGACTTATGACACAATTGCCACCATTGAGTTGATTGAGAAACTGCTAGAGCGCTATCAACCTATCACAGTGTTGTGTTTGGGGGATAGCTTTCACGATGTGCGAGTTGGAGAGCGCTTATCTAATGCTGAAGCGATGGCCATTCGCGCCATGATAGAGCAGGTACAACAATGGATCTGGGTGTTGGGCAATCACGATCCAGACATTCCAGCGGGTTTTGCTGGAGAGCAAGTCAGCATATGGGAATATGAAGATATTGTGTTTACGCATGAGCCTCTCACTGACACGGGTTTAGCCAATTATCAGATCATGGGACACTTTCATCCCAAATTAACCCATTCAATAAAGCGTCAGCAAATGACCGGCAAGTGTTTTATCGCAAGTATGCACGAGCTCATCATGCCGTCATTAGGCGTTTATACTGGGGGGTTATCAGTAGATGATCCGGTATATGAGGAGGTTTTTACCACTTCGGCAAATCAAACCGTATTGTGCTATCAAGAAAAAGCGTTTTTGTTGCTCTTAAACAAATAA